The window GGTTGTAGATGTCGCCAAAGGAAGTGTTGAAACACCAGCAAAAAGGGCAGTAAATAGTGGCTTGAACAGTGCTATGAGCACTGATGTTTGCGACATTTGCGGTGCTGAGAGTACAAAGAATCTCACTCCTGTAGGTGCAGTTAAGGTGTGGAGTTCACTTATCTGGTTGTTGAAATTAGCCTGCCAATACTTTGAGAGACTTTGTCCTTCATTTGGCACGATGGTGTGGAAAAGTAGTGATGCACACTTTAGCCAATTTTGTGTTGTTGACCAACACCTGAAGCAATTGCTTTCAGGAGCAGAGTTGCTGACTTTTACCACTAAACCTCTTCTTCCAGTGTTAGGAAGGAATCTTATTGTTGGGGACTTCTTTGAAATTCCATTCGATCCAGGTGTAGTTATTTCTTCGTTTTCACATATCACCCTTGAGGACAAGGGTGACTTGACGGGGAGATTGTTTGCAGAATCTCATTCGATTCATGTGCATGAACAAATAGTATATTCATGTTTGTCGGCTGGTTTTTCAAAGGATGGTTCGTGCAAGGGCTTACAATACTATGTAGTTATGAGAAGAGAATTTTTTGTTACAGCACTTTGGGGCTGGACCGATATATTCTTGATTGATGGTGTTAATGCTCTTGCATTGATTCTCGATCCATTTGGCTCACCGGGATTCTCTGCCGTGATTATCATTGTTCGAAACAAAAATTATCCAAGCACGGTTAGGGACCTTGTTATGAGACCACATGTTTTCATTATAGATGAACCCTTTTATCGACTTGACAGTGTTTCTACACTTCTGCTGATGGGTACATCACGTATTGTGGCTTTCATATTCATGTTTTATCTCCTCGGCAGGGCTGGTTGCTCAGAAGAAGCTCTTGACCTCATTAAGGTTATGTCAGTTTGCTTGACTACTTTTGAGGTATCATGTGCTGTTGGAGAAGACTATCACAGAGAGGTAGTAGCTGAATCTATTGCCTTTAGGTTGGATGAGGAAAGTGTTTTCACATTTGATCCTGGAAGAGGCTATTGGCTTTCGAGTGGGAATGCTTTTGTTAGCCAATCTTTAATGCAGAATACAAGATATGGGAGCCATAAATTTGCTTATGGTAGTAACTTAATAGTTGGAGATGTTGCTACAGTAGCTATGCAATCATGTGCTTATTGGAATATTTTCAACAACGAAGGAACTACTACGGAAGTGCCATCTGTTCATTCCTTAGAGGTTGTGTTCGAAAGACCTTTGTGGAATTCTTTTGTGAAGAAATTGGAGGCCTTTAGCGTAGCACTTGGAGCAATCCAATGCATTTGGACGCTACCAGGACCGACATCTTGCCAAGAACTTTCATCTACAGGTGTAATTTTCATTCTTATAGTTTCTGGCACTTGCACATCAGGTGCTTCTTGGTGTGTTTACAAGGGGACAAGATCTACTAGTGAAGTGATTCCAGCTCACTTCTTCAATACGGAGTTCTCAAGAGTTTTGTGGAGTTCTTGTGGAAAATCATTGGTGACCAATAAATCTGCAATTTTAGAGGGTGCGATAAAGATATTTTCTGCAAGAAGTATTGATGAGATTGTTTACTCATTGTGTTCTTTGCTAGCCTTAGTTTGCAACTACCGTATGGACGCGAGTAAAAACTCCAAGGATGTGGGGGAAATAAATTGCAAAGTGGCGAGTCAAGAGCTTGATGTGTGTGGAGTAATATGCTTCAGTTTGCAGTTCTTCATTCAACAATATGAAAGCATTTTAAAAGACACAATGATGGGCGCCACTCTATCACTGTCTTCTTCAGTTTTAGTTCAGCAGATTCAAACAAAGAAATGTGAGCTTCCAGCCAAATTTAACTTATTTTCATCAGGGATGCTTTTACTACACAACAGTGTTAAGGTACCACTTGAAGTCATACTACCTGTAGTTGAGAAGCAGTACATAGTTAAAGAAAGTAGTGAGTCAATGCTTGCTAAAGGAACAGTTAAGGCTGTAAGTGAATTGGGGTTGTCTCTTGTGGGGCTGCTGCTACATACAAGGGTTTATTTTTGATCCTGGAGCATTTGAAGGCCCAAGACAAGAATTGTTTTCGTATGATGTCTATTCCTAAATTTTGTTTGATCCTGGTGGAAGAGTGATCCTCATTTTATATTTAACACCCTTGAGGACAAGGGTGGTTTGATGGAAAGGGATCTGATACGAGCTGGATTTGGTCATGCTAGAAAGGAAATTGTTGTGTTTATGGGGAGCTGTACGTTCAGCTGTAAAGGGTGCATCTGCGCAATTGGAGTAATAACAAATGGAAATTATATCAGAGTTGTGGAGCTAACACTTTGGTCCCTATACTTTTAGAGTTAATATTTTTGATGTTACACATTAGTCCCCTTTAGTATACTTTTGTTCAGATTTGTCCCTCCTTCCTTGTTTGACCCTTAACAGTCTATTTTCAAATGTGTGCAGGATGAACACTGTGTTACTGCTGAAGAAATGGAATACTGCCCTTGGCAATGCTCAAGCAGAAGAAAATAGGTACAGGAAAGCGCTGCGGAATCAGGCCCGGATAAGGCAAGAGCTGCTTGGTTTTCCTTGCTACTTAGTGACATCTCAGGAGGAGATGTACTATTTGGCAAGGCTAGCAGCTGAGGAAGAAAAACTCACTAGAAGAATTGTTGTTCCTTCTTTTCTCTGTCAGAAAGAGCAGGCTGCTATTATGAGCATAGCAGATGGCTATGGGTTTGCGGTTGCTGGTGAGTGGGCTATGGTTAGGTGGCTGCGGAAGGCATACAAATGGTTCAGAGTGTACTTTGAGTAGGTTACTTGGTGTAATTGTTTCCTCAATCCATCTTCCGTGGCTTCTTTGCCAGTTCTTGCTCTGGTTGTTCTAGCTTCATCACCTTGGAGTTTTGGGTCTGGATAGATAATTGACTGGTAGTGGAAAAGACTTGTTCAGTTTCTTGATGTTAATAATTGATTGCCTAGGAGGAAACTAACTGTAAGAAATATGATTTTCCTTCTTAGACAACATCTATGAGTCTTGCTTAAACTCCATATTAGTCTTGATGGCTGTAGACATATCAAGAATAGTACTTGTGGTGAGTAAAGATTGTTGTTGCTGCTGATTGTACTCAGTTCTTTGTTGGGTTCTCATATTTCTTCTTCTGATATGATGTAGTGCCTCTTTTAATTTTCTCTTTTGTGATAAGTGCTTACAAAGATATTGATCCTTCATACTTCCATGTCCATACACATCCAAGTTCTGTTTGTAAGCTTAATTAAGTTGAATGTAAGAGCTTTTACTGTCAGAAATAGCTGAGAAAAGTGAGCACTCCATTAGGAGATTGCACGAAAATTAGCTGAGAAAGAATATTTACTGTGCTCTATTTTGTTCTGTTCTGTACTCTAGTAGGAGATTGCATTATCAGGAATAGCTTGATTTGCTTAAGATGAACATTTTCTATGCTATATTTTGTTCTGCGCTTCAATTTGCATGAGAAAAGGGAGCACTATAAGGAATAGCTTGATTTGCTTAAGATAGAACCTTTGCTGTTGCTCTATTTTATTCTGCGCTTCAATTTGTTCTATGCTCTTGACGGCTAGTAAGACATGAAAAAATATGAGCTTATTTGCTTTCATCTAGAAGACTGTCTTTTTAAGTTTTGActatgaggatttgtattttgatTATGCTATACACATCTAGATAGCTTGGACAACaaagcaaaataaaataaaagagccAAAAATAAACTGCAGTACATTAGTTTGTAGTCACATTTGAAATTTCTCAATCTGGATTTTGAAATGGGCACATTTTCCTGATTAGTAGAAGAGAAAATTGATGATAGTAAATGacaataaaaataattcaagaaCCAAGAAAATTAGACTAAGACTAAGCATCAAAATCACTATAAAATAAGCAAATCATATAGTAACAGTATCTTTTTTAAGGTTAGCAACATAATTAAATCCAACAATCCAGAAAAAATCCTTTTCAAACGTATACTAATAGAATATCCCAAGACTTGGATTCTTAGTACATGGAGCAACTCTAGAACAAGTGTGTCTTtataaagtaataaataaataaaggatCTCCACAACATAATACTTATGTCTTCCTCTAGAAGGTAGTAACGACCTAACTTTTagcaatcttttttttttttggagtttAAAAGACTACCTTATATTATTTAAAGAAGAGTTACATGGAGCCAAAGGAACTAACAGTTCTAGTTATAGTATGCCGTTCTATTTGACTATGAGAACTATAACTAGAACTCCGACCGGAATGCTTGTCAGCATTGACATTATCCAAAACAAACGGAGGTGGATTTGCATTTTTAGTGTTTTGCTCCCTGTAAGTGTGCACCACCGGTGGATTACTCGGTTGGTGGATCACGAATCTCCAATCATTAAGCACATGTGAGTATATAGTAGAGTGACTTTGAAGCATGGTGATTATCGGGATGACAAACTGTGCGGGTATCTTAACTCGCAAAATTTCAATCCGCACCGCGCCGCGCTGCATAACATTTGCACCCGCATTCATCCACCCCGCATCAATACCCGTGTCCACCTGCCCCGCCCCGcttaagtttttttttcttttttaattttgttagttttatcattttaatattttggtTGAATTTGTTTTGCACTTTTACATATATACTCATaccttttattaattttaaatattacgGGAGGCTTCAGCTAAGGAAAGAAGAAGATAAGAAATTTACGAGAATTAAATCTTGCACATATAAAATAAAAGTTACTTAATAAACATCTTTGATATTGCAATAAATATTTGTTTTCTTACTTTTTATGTTTGAATAGAGTATATGTGTTATTTTTACACTATGCAATCTAAATTAGAAATATAAAAATCTCCAAAAGATCAATTAGTTTATATTTAACTTATACAACTTGTATGAGTTAACGAATTATTTTCTTTTGTATACACAAACCCATATACCACATCATCTTAAAAATATTTCACTATCTTTGTTTATCGCTTCTTTTTTATTACATACGCAATGTAGAAGGGGACATAGTAATCCTGTATCCAAACTTAATTTATTTTCACTCTACTAGTATTTAgacttaaaaaggaaaaaaaatcaaatctaTCCTTCTAAATTCTAATCTCACCAACTTGGTAAATATTAAACTTATTCACAAAGATGGAAACATTTAATTGGAAATCAAGATTCCTAACATCACTGGCAAATAATGAATTTTAATGGCTTTCTGATTGATTTTTTTGAATGAAAATGTTTGAAGCTTATCCTAAATTCCAAATTAGCATTGAAATCTGAGATAACCTCCAGATCCAATTTTTCTTCCTAGATAAGATCCAGATATTGATGCACACAGTGCAATCGAGTGTGAACAACTCTAGGAAATGAAGAATTTCGAAGAACAGTTAGGCTAGATCAGGGTATCAACCGAGATGTTAGCTAAGAGAAGAAGAAGAGTGTTATTTTCATGAATGAGATCTAAATGTGTACAATGATATCTATATATCCAGCTAGATTTGATGCCTTCTCTTTCCCGCCCATGTAACTAACTTCCTAACAACAACTAACTTCCTAATTGCTTCTAATTAATTTCCGGAATCTTCCAACTAACTGCCACATTAGCTCACCTTAGCTAAGTATTTACAATAGAAGCTAATTACATTCATTACTACTAAACATTGCAACAGATATGTTCAGATTTAATCTCATCAGCAATTCCCAACAGAGTTACTAAGTTAGTTTTAAATGTGAAGAGAGGAACCCACAACCCGCACCGTCCCACACTAGATTCTGGAAAAAAGTTTTcaacccgccccgccccgccccCGTATAAGACCAAACCCGCCACGCACTCGTATAAGACCAAACCCGCCCCGCACCGCATAAGACAAAACACGCACCGCCCCGCACCCGCACCGTCCCATTACCATCCCTAGTGATTACCTCTTTTGCGTCAAGGTGGATTTCCAGTGGCACTACTAGAAAACGGGCAAAACCCGTCCAAAGAATACCGATTGAAATCGGTCGggaaaaaaaccgaccaaaatcgatcggaaaataagtaaattggtcgcaaaagtcaaaGAAAATATTTCTGACAACGGAAATAGTGGTCCCACAACAAAGATAtaaaatttccgaccgatttcggtcggaaattggtcaaTCTTTGACCAAGACCTGATCATACTTGCATATTATCtactaaaataatatttaattaaaaattttcaaatctaccgaccgaaatcggccggtatatttgaaattattttttaattaaatttttccgaccgaattcggtcggaaatttaattttaaaatttataaaaaattaatttaatgagcttttaaataaataatatttaatacttatatacacacacacacacacacacacacacacacacacacacacatatatatatatatatatatgctcgcacacacacacacacacacataattttgaatgttttattctcgatcaccttattagtactttgctcgAATATTTCATCAGtggatcaattgaaaattcaattatattcgattaaatcttaatataacacatttaaaaaaaagtgtatagttctataagatgtagtgctatattaatatttaagttttagcaacaacttaatataattggATACAACTTAATATTGGATATAATTTATATAAAGTTGGATAGAACTTAATattgaattttcaattgatccaccgatgaagtatccgagcaaagtactaataaggtgatcgagaataaaaCATTCAAGACTGTGTCGATTGTACACATCTTGAAGCATCTAGTCACTCATTATACCGGAGCATCTAGTCACTTAAACTCCaagatttattttcttatttagtcACCGATCAAGCATTCGAGTATGAACAGTTGAGAATAAATCATCAACACTAGTCATATGTATGTAAGTGTAAATTATTGAGTTTAATTGACATAATCGTTGGGTATGTGTAAATACTAATTTAATAaaaataccgaccgaagtcgggtcaatttatataaatagcttttaaataaataatatatatatatatatatatatatatatatatatatatatatatcaattatattaagttgttagCACTGCAACTTATAGAACTAAGTCGGGCCGGTTGTGGTCGGTatatttgttatatatatatgtacacacacatatattatatagtatctataattaaataatttttttttaaatctaacATTAAATTACCGACCGACTTCTGTCggtatttaaattaaataatttttttaacattaaattaccgaccgacttcggtcgatatttaaattaaatattttttttaatttaacatTAAATTACCAACCGAATTTGGTCGGAATGGTCGTGGTCAAACGGGTCAAAGGCCACTTAAACTTACCGACCgaaatttccgaccgaagtcggtcgaaatTTTTTAATTTAGATCTAGCCCATACGGGATTTTCTCCATTTTGCCTCTTTTCTCTATCTCCTTCCATCTCTCTTCTTCTCCTCCCCACTGTCGCGATTCCCCCAAATCCCCACCAAAAATCAACTCCTATCTCCCTCATCACTCAAAAACAAAGCATATAGAAGTCTCCCTGCCCTCCCCCGTTACTGTTCCGTCGGCCTCACTGCGTTCCGCCACCCTCCGCCACTGTTCCGCCGGCACCACTGCGTTCCGCCACCCTCCGCCACCCCACCCCCTATCCTAGCATTTCAAGGTTAGTTATATACATTTTTCaatttaagtaattttaattgtataaattagaatttagttaatatttaattaaatttagtTGTATAATTGTGAGTTGTCTTGTCATTGAAcctttgaaatatttcatgtGTTATCATTTATCATTTAGGATTGTTCATATTAGAAGAGTTCATATTTGTACTCTAGCTTCTCTTTGTGAATTGATATTTTgtgtaattttgaatttttacattttgaaagaccTAGATACATGTCTTAAGTGCTAATAGCATTTCAAAGTTAGTTATCTACATTTTTTAGTTGTGACCTATTTTTTCAGAACAAGGATGAAGAAAGGAAGATATTTTACACCGACCTGATTTATCAGTGGGCCCTGGTAAGGCCTTTAAGTGCCAACTATAGCCTGCAGCAATGCACTTAAGTCTATTACTATATCTTTTTGATATATCTGgatatatttatgatatttttattcaGGTGGATACAGCCTTGGAGAATTAAGAAAGAGCGCTTATGGGGTTCTCACTTTCTGTGCAGTCAAATCCTGCACTTGATGGTACAAAAGATATGAACATGATGATTAGACTTCTGGACAAATTAGACATATTGCTTAAGGTGAGGTtaattgtttttggttagttaACTTAAAGAATCGTCAAGTTATCTTCTTATTATTAATTCTAATGACACCACTAGAATCATTAGAGAATGCTATATTAGTTTCTTCAGGTGTATGGTTAACATCATATATGTTAAGTACCATGCACTAAT is drawn from Nicotiana tomentosiformis chromosome 12, ASM39032v3, whole genome shotgun sequence and contains these coding sequences:
- the LOC104109977 gene encoding uncharacterized protein, with amino-acid sequence MKNISKVVGPLKEKMVPTFESQSKVMESPPSNRDFELQSESADSAFSLKSDGNESDLTSVSIITPLAQNSCATSIVNGIVADSVTRSGKVHFLFKVTAEWWIFLPSSLTALALGDILRVGADSSMLGSGDCEIDLVDLLNYLKELRPLDLAFLSCIRMVSQMYAPVMKINFRNYSSVSNATVTTSSSCMDLNASYLVFEKLKEKMVQLVVDVAKGSVETPAKRAVNSGLNSAMSTDVCDICGAESTKNLTPVGAVKVWSSLIWLLKLACQYFERLCPSFGTMVWKSSDAHFSQFCVVDQHLKQLLSGAELLTFTTKPLLPVLGRNLIVGDFFEIPFDPGVVISSFSHITLEDKGDLTGRLFAESHSIHVHEQIVYSCLSAGFSKDGSCKGLQYYVVMRREFFVTALWGWTDIFLIDGVNALALILDPFGSPGFSAVIIIVRNKNYPSTVRDLVMRPHVFIIDEPFYRLDSVSTLLLMGTSRIVAFIFMFYLLGRAGCSEEALDLIKVMSVCLTTFEVSCAVGEDYHREVVAESIAFRLDEESVFTFDPGRGYWLSSGNAFVSQSLMQNTRYGSHKFAYGSNLIVGDVATVAMQSCAYWNIFNNEGTTTEVPSVHSLEVVFERPLWNSFVKKLEAFSVALGAIQCIWTLPGPTSCQELSSTGVIFILIVSGTCTSGASWCVYKGTRSTSEVIPAHFFNTEFSRVLWSSCGKSLVTNKSAILEGAIKIFSARSIDEIVYSLCSLLALVCNYRMDASKNSKDVGEINCKVASQELDVCGVICFSLQFFIQQYESILKDTMMGATLSLSSSVLVQQIQTKKCELPAKFNLFSSGMLLLHNSVKVPLEVILPVVEKQYIVKESSESMLAKGTVKAVSELGLSLVGLLLHTRVYF